A region from the Lolium perenne isolate Kyuss_39 chromosome 4, Kyuss_2.0, whole genome shotgun sequence genome encodes:
- the LOC127347879 gene encoding uncharacterized protein encodes MEADGQLDDFYRHHQFKPSKEEAVTYFLPRLLAGTPLPHGADSLIRHADVYACEPRDLAAQFAPVPNATSTGDRFFFTTCRRKSGNDARVVRRAGSGTWTIQTTEDVYHEGAKVGEAKHLSFKKGKTTTGWVMKEYRCLRPEAVVADGEMVLCKIHLAQHAPAAARQESDAYKLLPQEPAQPAPAQQSHKRPAPAAASVAAADPPCFKKMRMAASAPEPAASAHIPAPVEMEFEDCPLWFTSAAPVSSPAASMEVPHAAEADGDTGRFSCTMEELLGPQQQQEQTLPVAVEDEDFDWDSLHRESEVHLLLKPWDDDDGWESAAQEEQTPPIEAEKNNIQQVDTHQPAPSASWELPEDLRNLLADHDDQEALLYMGCSYNTVAAACLHAPSLQGFFSFGAVN; translated from the coding sequence ATGGAGGCGGACGGGCAGCTCGACGACTTCTACAGGCACCACCAGTTCAAGCCTTCCAAGGAGGAGGCCGTCACCTACTTCCTGCCGCGCCTCCTCGCCGGCACGCCGCTGCCGCACGGCGCCGACAGCCTCATCCGCCACGCCGACGTCTACGCCTGCGAGCCCAGGGACCTCGCCGCCCAGTTCGCGCCCGTGCCTAACGCCACCAGCACTGGCGACCGCTTCTTCTTCACGACCTGCAGGCGCAAGAGCGGGAACGACGCCCGGGTCGTCCGCCGCGCCGGGTCCGGCACATGGACCATCCAGACAACCGAGGACGTCTACCACGAGGGGGCCAAGGTCGGCGAGGCCAAGCACCTGTCGTTCAAGAAAGGGAAGACCACCACCGGCTGGGTCATGAAGGAGTACCGCTGCCTGCGTCCGGAGGCCGTCGTCGCCGACGGGGAGATGGTGCTCTGCAAGATCCATCTCGCTCAGcacgcgcccgccgccgcccgccaagaATCCGACGCGTACAAGCTGCTTCCTCAAGAACCAGCACAGCCTGCACCCGCGCAGCAATCGCACAAGAGGCCAGCGCCTGCTGCTgcctccgtcgccgccgccgatccgccCTGCTTCAAGAAGATGAGGATGGCAGCCTCCGCCCCGGAGCCTGCCGCGAGCGCGCACATACCAGCACCCGTGGAGATGGAGTTCGAGGATTGTCCACTGTGGTTCACGTCCGCCGCACCCGTTTCATCGCCGGCTGCGTCCATGGAGGTGCCCCACGCGGCTGAAGCTGACGGCGACACAGGCCGGTTTTCTTGCACCATGGAAGAGCTTCTCGGGCCGCAGCAACAGCAGGAGCAAACTCTCCCCGTGGCCGTGGAAGATGAGGACTTCGACTGGGACTCACTACACAGGGAATCAGAAGTGCACCTGCTGCTCAAGCCTTGGGATGATGATGATGGCTGGGAATCAGCGGCACAAGAGGAGCAAACTCCCCCGATCGAGGCGGAGAAGAACAACATCCAACAGGTCGACACACACCAGCCTGCGCCATCAGCTAGCTGGGAGCTTCCAGAGGACTTGCGAAACCTCTTGGCTGATCACGACGATCAAGAAGCACTGCTCTACATGGGGTGCAGCTACAACACCGTAGCGGCGGCCTGCCTTCACGCTCCATCGCTTCAGGGATTCTTCTCGTTTGGAGCTGTCAATTAG